A stretch of the Agelaius phoeniceus isolate bAgePho1 chromosome 1, bAgePho1.hap1, whole genome shotgun sequence genome encodes the following:
- the AQP1 gene encoding aquaporin-1, protein MASEFRKKIFWRAVVAEFLAMSLFIFISIGSALGFNFPVVANKTSTRSQDNVKVSLAFGLSIATMAQSVGHISGAHLNPAVTLGLLLSCQISIFKALMYILAQCLGAVVATAILSGVTSSLPGNSLGLNALSEGINAGQGLGIEIIATFQLVLCVLATTDRRRNDVSGSAPLAIGLSVALGHLLAIDYTGCGINPARSFGSALIANNFENHWIFWVGPIIGGASAALIYDFILAPRTSDLTDRMKVWTSGQVEEYDLEGDDMNSRVEMKPK, encoded by the exons atgGCTAGtgaattcagaaagaaaatattctggAGGGCAGTGGTGGCTGAGTTCCTGGCCATGagccttttcatttttatcagcattggctctgctctgggcttcAACTTCCCCGTGGTGGCCAACAAAACATCAACGAGGTCTCAGGACAACGTGAAGGTTTCCCTGGCTTTTGGGTTATCCATTGCTACCATGGCTCAGAGCGTGGGCCACATCAGTGGGGCACACCTGAACCCAGCTGtcaccctggggctgctgctcagctgccagATCAGCATCTTCAAGGCGCTCATGTACATCCTCGCCCAGTGCCTGGGGGCAGTGGTGGCCACGGCCATTCTCTCAGGAGTCACCTCCTCTCTCCCAGGAAACTCCCTGGGGCTTAATGCT CTTTCAGAGGGAATCAATGCAGGCCAAGGGCTGGGAATTGAAATCATTGCCACCTTCCAGCTGGTGCTGTGCGTCCTGGCCACCACAGACCGGAGAAGGAACGACGTCTCGGGATCGGCGCCTTTGGCCATTGGTCTCTCCGTTGCCTTGGGCCATCTTCTTGCT ATTGATTACACCGGCTGTGGGATTAACCCAGCCAGATCTTTCGGCTCAGCGCTCATCGCCAACAACTTTGAAAATCACTGG ATTTTCTGGGTTGGCCCAATCATTggaggagccagtgctgccctgaTTTATGACTTCATCCTGGCGCCCAGAACCAGCGACCTCACCGACCGCATGAAGGTGTGGACCAGTGGCCAAGTGGAAGAGTATGACCTGGAAGGGGATGATATGAACTCCCGGGTTGAAATGAAACCAAAATAA